A single window of Polyodon spathula isolate WHYD16114869_AA chromosome 2, ASM1765450v1, whole genome shotgun sequence DNA harbors:
- the LOC121300687 gene encoding uncharacterized protein LOC121300687, translating into MALSLRPSNSVNHYGTPLHEAGGNFRARKKFPHFSRDDSKENMETPVKKIIFTPRPVTPMISQTQANLLSNLECSKLSEKSVSPNLAMLRMPSGSNLQEKQRLLQEKHQKAKETLDKLAVGGGVSLWPEMNNMRLTADEGLVLFVSCMLMTFTVFIIFKYLHGPLLLSLHHYTDKVRAFSGNHPILSRSESSVNESVMRWHKDFWKLLDDIQRQFETHLHTAHATYILYLILYVVAVGTLLYYLADNMIQKSRLTPRRIKIWVLLLIATASWTVLMLQLLVYSQNLEHTIEATVYRLLEELAYLATLDFRLQTYHNVATYWRFRCLPPTTRGTLCIFGIVQVRDVFLYLQYYSVPVLTALCTPVLRLMLALKEMYIVPGKTQASLKR; encoded by the exons ATGGCCCTTTCTCTCAGACCTTCAAACTCGGTGAACCATTATGGCACACCGCTGCACGAAGCGGGTGGAAACTTTAGGGCACGGAAAAAGTTCCCTCATTTCAGCAGAGACGACTCGAAAGAAAACATGGAAACGCCAgtgaagaaaataatatttacccCCCGGCCAGTGACACCCATGATATCACAGACGCAGGCAAACCTTTT gtccAACTTGGAATGTAGCAAGCTATCTGAGAAGTCTGTGAGCCCAAACCTTGCCATGTTGAGAATGCCTTCAG GTTCAAATTTACAAGAAAAGCAAAGACTTCTGCAGGAAAAACACCAGAAGGCAAAAGAGACTCTGGACAAACTTGCTGTCGGAGGAGGA GTGAGCCTTTGGCCAGAGATGAACAACATGAGGCTGACCGCAGACGAAGGGCTGGTCCTCTTTGTATCGTGCATGCTGATGACTTTTACAGTTTTCATCATTTTCAAATATCTACATG GTCCGTTGCTGCTGAGCTTACATCACTACACTGATAAAGTCAGGGCCTTTTCTGGAAACCATCCAATCCTAAGCAGGTCCGAATCGTCTGTCAACGAATCTGTGATGAGATGGCACAAGGATTTCTGGAAACTGCTG GATGACATCCAGAGGCAGTTTGAAACCCATCTCCACACAGCCCATGCCACTTATATCCTGTATTTGATTCTCTATGTTGTTGCTGTCGGGACGCTGCTATACTACCTTGCTGATAACATGATTCAGAAAAGCAGGCTCACGCCACGAAGGATAAAAATTTG GGTTTTACTTCTGATTGCTACAGCATCATGGACTGTACTGATGCTTCAGTTACTGGTTTATTCCCAAAACCTGGAGCACACTATTGAGGCCACAGTTTACAGGCTTCTAGAAGAGCTG GCTTATCTAGCAACACTGGACTTCAGACTCCAGACATATCACAATGTTGCCACCTACTGGAGATTTCGATGCCTTCCACCTACCACCCGGGGAACACTGTGCATCTTTGGAATTGTGCAAGTGCGAGATGTGttcttgtatttacagtattacagtgtgCCAGTGCTAACCGCACTCTGCACACCCGTCCTGAGACTGATGCTAGCTCTCAAAGAGATGTATATTGTGCCTGGAAAAACCCAAGCAAGTTTAAAAAGGTAA
- the LOC121300671 gene encoding G2/mitotic-specific cyclin-B1-like: MALRLTRNSQLNAENRTALTGKGAVVSKPGLRPRAVLGDLGNKGPVTKLAPKKDVKPATTKAVQKKTSKSENAPEPRVPKTTVAKQTSEVCAKIQPQSPTPMDISGCAPEEDLCQAFSDVLLNIQDVDVGDADNPMLCSEYVKDIYSYLRQIEVEQAVRPKYLQGQEVTGNMRTILIDWLVQVQLKFQLLQETMYMTVGIIDRFLQANPVPKKMLQLVGVTAMLLASKYEEMYPPEIADFAFVTDHTYTTAQIREMEMKILRVLHFSFGRPIPLQFLRRASKIGEVTAEQHTLAKYLMELTMADYDMVHYPPSQIAAAAFALTMKVLNCGEWTHTLQHYMNYTESCLIPVMQHMAKNVVKVNEGLTKYMAVKNKYASQKLMKISMIPHLKSAVINDLAKPLLS, translated from the exons ATGGCGCTTCGTTTAACCAGG AATTCCCAGCTGAATGCCGAGAACAGGACCGCTCTGACAGGAAAAGGAGCTGTCGTCTCGAAGCCTGGATTGAGGCCCAGGGCTGTGCTGGGAGACCTAGGAAATAAAGGGCCTGTGACAAAACTAGCTCCGAAGAAG GATGTAAAACCTGCCACTACCAAAGCGGTTCAGAAAAAAACCAGCAAGTCTGAAAATGCCCCCGAACCACGGGTGCCAAAGACAACTGTAGCCAAGCAGACCAGTGAAGTGTGCGCCAAG ATCCAGCCTCAATCCCCAACTCCAATGGATATATCTGGCTGTGCGCCTGAGGAGGACTTGTGCCAGGCCTTTTCAGATGTACTACTAAATATCCAGGATGTTGATGTGGGTGATGCTGATAACCCAATGCTCTGCAGTGAATATGTGAAGGACATCTACAGTTACCTAAGACAGATTGAG GTGGAACAAGCAGTTAGGCCAAAGTACCTGCAGGGACAGGAAGTCACTGGAAACATGCGAACTATACTGATTGACTGGCTTGTGCAAGTCCAACTGAAATTCCAGCTGCTTCAGGAGACCATGTATATGACTGTCGGAATAATTGATCGCTTTCTTCAG GCTAATCCAGTGCCCAAGAAGATGTTGCAGCTTGTTGGCGTGACTGCTATGTTGCTGGCCTCCAAATATGAAGAGATGTATCCTCCAGAGATTGCAGACTTTGCGTTCGTTACCGACCACACTTATACCACGGCCCAGATCAGAGAGATGGAAATGAAGATCCTGAGGGTGCTCCATTTCAGCTTTGGCCGTCCCATTCCCCTGCAGTTTTTGAGAAGAGCTTCTAAGATCGGAGAA GTAACTGCAGAGCAGCACACCTTGGCTAAATATCTAATGGAGCTGACTATGGCAGACTATGACATGGTGCACTATCCCCCATCCCAGATTGCTGCTGCAGCATTTGCACTGACAATGAAAGTTCTAAACTGTGGTGAATGG acacACACTCTGCAGCATTATATGAACTACACAGAGAGCTGTTTGATTCCTGTAATGCAGCACATGGCTAAAAATGTTGTGAAGGTCAATGAAGGACTCACCAAGTACatg GCTGTGAAGAACAAGTATGCTAGTCAGAAGCTAATGAAGATCAGCATGATTCCTCATCTGAAGTCTGCAGTAATCAATGATCTAGCTAAACCTCTATTGTCTTAA
- the LOC121326955 gene encoding G2/mitotic-specific cyclin-B1-like: MALGLTRNSQLNAENRTAVASKPGLRPRAVLGELENNGVVTAPALVKVQHPSPMETSGCAPEEDLCQAFSDVLLNIKDVDSDDGEDPMLCSQYVQDIYSYLGQLEVVQAVRPKFLEGQEVTGNMRAILIDWLVQVQMKFRLLQETMYMTVRIIDRFLQVNPVPKKMLQLVGVTAMFLASKYEEMYPPEIADFAFITDHSCSTAQIRAIEMEILRVLQFGFGCPISLQFLRRASKIGEADAEQHTLSKYLMELTMVDYDMVHYPPSQIAAAAFALALKVLDFGEWTPTLQHYMNYTESSLIPVMQHIAKNVVKVNEELTKYTAVKNKYASQKLMKISMIPQLRSAVIKNLAQPLLSCYTV; the protein is encoded by the exons AATTCCCAGCTGAATGCTGAAAACAGGACAGCTGTGGCCTCCAAACCTGGATTGAGGCCCAGGGCTGTGCTAGGAGAGCTGGAAAACAATGGGGTTGTGACAGCACCAGCTCTGGTGAAG GTCCAGCATCCTTCCCCAATGGAGACGTCAGGCTGTGCACCTGAGGAGGACTTGTGCCAGGCCTTTTCAGATGTGCTACTGAATATCAAAGATGTTGATTCCGATGATGGCGAGGACCCAATGCTCTGTAGTCAATATGTGCAGGACATCTACAGCTACCTAGGACAGCTTGAG GTAGTGCAAGCAGTTAGGCCAAAGTTCCTGGAGGGACAGGAAGTCACTGGGAATATGCGTGCTATACTCATTGACTGGCTAGTGCAGGTTCAGATGAAGTTCAGACTTCTTCAGGAGACCATGTATATGACTGTTAGAATAATTGATCGCTTCCTTCAG GTTAATCCAGTGCCCAAGAAGATGCTGCAGCTTGTTGGTGTGACTGCTATGTTTCTTGCCTCCAAATATGAAGAGATGTATCCTCCAGAGATTGCAGACTTTGCTTTTATTACTGACCACTCATGCAGTACAGCTCAGATCAGAGCTATTGAAATGGAGATCCTGAGGGTGCTCCAGTTTGGCTTTGGGTGTCCTATTTCTCTGCAGTTTCTGAGGAGGGCTTCTAAGATTGGAGAA GCAGATGCAGAGCAGCACACCTTATCCAAATATCTAATGGAGCTGACCATGGTGGATTATGACATGGTGCACTATCCCCCATCCCAGATTGCTGCAGCAGCATTTGCCCTTGCCTTGAAGGTTCTTGACTTTGGTGAATGG ACACCCACTCTGCAGCATTACATGAACTACACAGAGAGTTCTCTGATTCCTGTGATGCAGCACATtgctaaaaatgtagtgaaggtCAATGAAGAACTCACCAAGTACACG gctGTTAAGAACAAGTATGCCAGCCAGAAGCTAATGAAGATCAGCATGATTCCACAGCTGAGGTCTGCTGTAATCAAGAATCTGGCTCAACCACTGTTGTCCTGCTACACTGTTTAA